A window of Streptobacillus ratti contains these coding sequences:
- the pdxT gene encoding pyridoxal 5'-phosphate synthase glutaminase subunit PdxT: MLIGILALQGAFIEHKEVLDKLGIDSFEIRQKKDVLRNFDALILPGGESPVMGKLLRELDIYEELKNKIENGMPVFGTCAGMILLAKDIANDDKRHFALMNITVKRNAYGRQLGSFKSYEKFGNINNFPMVFIRAPYAVNVGNDTEILAVVDEKIVAVREKNMLVTAFHPELTEDTRIHEYFIEMVKENGRV, from the coding sequence ATGTTAATTGGAATTTTAGCATTGCAAGGAGCTTTTATTGAACATAAGGAAGTTTTAGATAAACTTGGTATAGATAGTTTTGAAATAAGACAAAAAAAAGATGTGTTAAGAAATTTTGATGCTTTAATTTTACCGGGTGGAGAAAGCCCTGTAATGGGAAAATTATTAAGAGAACTTGATATATATGAAGAATTGAAAAATAAGATAGAAAATGGTATGCCAGTATTTGGAACTTGTGCTGGAATGATATTGTTGGCTAAAGATATAGCTAATGATGATAAAAGACATTTTGCACTTATGAATATTACAGTTAAAAGAAATGCTTATGGGAGACAATTAGGTTCATTTAAATCATATGAAAAATTTGGAAATATTAATAATTTTCCTATGGTCTTTATTAGAGCACCTTATGCAGTAAATGTAGGAAATGATACCGAGATATTAGCAGTAGTAGATGAAAAAATAGTTGCAGTAAGAGAAAAAAATATGTTGGTTACAGCATTTCACCCAGAATTGACAGAAGATACTAGAATACATGAATATTTTATAGAAATGGTAAAAGAAAATGGTAGAGTTTAA
- a CDS encoding GNAT family N-acetyltransferase produces the protein MVEFKLLDPIKDEDILYSIVKLEDIVFEGASIGNYNIKPMAKYGRVYALLKGKEIISVIEVMSSFDREIAYIYGLFTNTKYQNQGMGHKILSLVLEELKKIGIKKVQLTTGIDNIRANKLYLDFNFYIKELLEDEYKDGEKRYLYETLLY, from the coding sequence ATGGTAGAGTTTAAATTATTAGATCCAATAAAAGATGAAGATATACTTTATTCTATTGTAAAGTTAGAAGACATAGTATTTGAGGGGGCATCTATTGGTAACTATAACATTAAACCTATGGCTAAATATGGTAGAGTATATGCTTTGTTAAAAGGTAAAGAAATAATTTCTGTAATAGAGGTTATGTCATCATTTGATAGAGAAATAGCATATATTTATGGGTTGTTTACTAATACTAAATATCAAAATCAAGGTATGGGACATAAAATATTGTCTTTAGTACTAGAAGAATTGAAAAAAATAGGAATAAAAAAAGTACAATTAACTACAGGTATTGATAATATACGAGCAAATAAATTATACTTAGATTTTAATTTCTATATTAAAGAATTACTTGAAGATGAGTATAAGGACGGAGAAAAAAGATATCTTTATGAAACATTATTATACTAA
- a CDS encoding class I SAM-dependent methyltransferase, which yields MKHYYTNNTDLKTNRKEIEIEFLGKKYTFITDVGVFSKNRLDFGTDVMLKEFINNNKKEKFKLLDIGCGYGTVTLLLSKFYKHSEFTLTDVNDRALELADINCKNNKVNNYEVYKSNSFENIHENFDIIISNPPIRAGKNILFDIYENSYNHLNVDGDFYCVIQTKHGAKSTEKKLLEVFGNCKTLGIHSGYRVYFCKKVKL from the coding sequence ATGAAACATTATTATACTAATAACACGGATTTAAAAACAAATAGAAAAGAAATAGAAATAGAATTTTTAGGAAAAAAGTATACTTTCATTACAGATGTAGGTGTATTTTCTAAAAATAGGTTAGATTTTGGAACAGATGTAATGTTAAAAGAATTTATTAATAATAATAAAAAAGAAAAATTTAAATTACTTGATATAGGTTGTGGCTATGGAACAGTAACTTTGTTATTATCTAAATTCTACAAACATAGTGAGTTTACATTAACTGATGTGAATGATAGAGCTTTGGAATTAGCTGATATAAATTGTAAGAATAATAAGGTTAATAATTATGAAGTATACAAGTCTAATTCTTTTGAAAATATTCATGAAAATTTTGATATAATAATATCAAATCCACCTATAAGGGCTGGTAAAAATATATTATTTGATATATACGAAAATTCATATAACCATTTGAATGTAGACGGTGATTTTTATTGTGTAATTCAAACAAAACATGGAGCTAAAAGTACAGAAAAGAAATTACTAGAAGTATTTGGAAATTGTAAAACTTTAGGGATACATTCAGGTTATAGGGTATATTTTTGTAAGAAAGTGAAATTATGA